In Bryobacteraceae bacterium, the following proteins share a genomic window:
- a CDS encoding MFS transporter: MKKGFYGWWIVAACFLTFGISTGFPYYNIAFFFDYFRDQHSWPISFVTLGAPVAVLLTIWAGPTIIPKVSPRLLIVIGTGMTFIAFQWFSRLSGAQWEYYAAWCLYMIGYFLSGPIPHQIIISNWFKEKRGRAMGITYVGVAVVGSFGNKLGPYLASQMHYTEALKYMGFLLLLAWPIALFIIKDKPSDVGQFPDGKDHPPVESADSASQSVTEPPKDFSYLFKHAAFWFLLVGSAASIGSIAAVNFHMKFVFESQGFTDQAARNAIWSTASVWVLWSSIAGRLLAGYLADKYPRKLVMLVTYFVVALAIPTLFLVRPEQTSFVYIFALIFGFAMGADYMLIPLMAADQFGLSTLPRAMSAILPTDTIAQFWWPNLIARLRDLVGGNYTTAMMAVFLTAFLGAVAIALLPKHRDQDAT; the protein is encoded by the coding sequence ATGAAAAAAGGCTTCTACGGGTGGTGGATCGTCGCCGCCTGTTTTCTGACGTTCGGCATCTCGACCGGCTTTCCCTACTACAACATCGCCTTCTTCTTTGACTACTTCCGCGATCAGCACTCCTGGCCGATCAGCTTCGTGACCCTCGGCGCTCCCGTCGCCGTTTTGCTCACCATCTGGGCCGGGCCGACCATCATCCCGAAAGTCAGCCCCCGATTGCTGATCGTCATCGGCACGGGGATGACGTTCATCGCCTTCCAGTGGTTCTCACGCCTCAGCGGCGCGCAGTGGGAATACTACGCCGCGTGGTGCCTGTACATGATCGGCTACTTCCTTTCCGGGCCCATCCCGCACCAGATCATCATCAGCAACTGGTTCAAGGAAAAGCGGGGGCGTGCGATGGGCATCACCTACGTGGGCGTGGCCGTGGTCGGTTCGTTCGGCAACAAGCTCGGGCCGTATCTGGCCTCGCAGATGCACTACACCGAGGCGCTGAAGTATATGGGATTCCTCTTGCTGCTCGCGTGGCCCATCGCGCTGTTCATCATCAAGGACAAGCCGTCCGACGTCGGGCAGTTTCCCGACGGCAAGGATCATCCGCCGGTGGAATCCGCTGATTCCGCCAGCCAGTCCGTCACCGAACCGCCCAAGGATTTCAGCTATCTCTTCAAGCACGCGGCATTCTGGTTCCTGCTCGTGGGCAGCGCGGCGTCCATCGGCTCCATCGCCGCAGTGAACTTCCATATGAAGTTCGTGTTCGAGTCCCAGGGCTTCACCGATCAGGCCGCCCGCAACGCCATCTGGAGCACTGCGTCGGTATGGGTGCTGTGGTCGAGTATCGCCGGACGCCTGCTCGCCGGTTATCTCGCCGACAAGTATCCGCGCAAGCTGGTGATGCTCGTGACGTATTTCGTGGTGGCGCTCGCCATCCCGACGCTCTTCCTCGTGCGGCCCGAACAGACCAGCTTCGTCTATATCTTCGCCCTGATCTTCGGCTTCGCCATGGGCGCCGACTACATGCTGATCCCGCTGATGGCGGCCGACCAGTTCGGGCTGTCGACGCTCCCGCGCGCCATGTCGGCGATTCTGCCCACCGACACCATCGCGCAGTTCTGGTGGCCGAATCTGATCGCACGCCTGCGAGACCTGGTCGGCGGCAACTACACCACGGCCATGATGGCCGTGTTCCTGACGGCGTTCCTTGGCGCCGTGGCCATCGCGCTATTGCCGAAGCATCGCGACCAGGACGCCACTTGA
- a CDS encoding mandelate racemase/muconate lactonizing enzyme family protein, translated as MFTRRQFLAGAAAAPWLANYHALAAPLKGKTKIRDLQVMVMQGPDRNYTYVKIISDDGLHGIGEGYGSPGVGVKEQMLALKKNLIGKDPLGIDVIYTDWPQRTEGSAHMLMRAVSGIEMALWDLAGKTLGVPTTTLLGGRFRGKVRVYDHAAPRNMLDKASCREWAQKVKSDPAGFSAHKFGMRHTTPENDPGRDLLNRQLSTKELIQIRQGFDNCREAIGWDHDIMVHCHWEYDVRTSMQYADAIESIKPLWFEDPMQVEYTPAWSRLCEYSKVPICTGENLIRRHGFKDFIVNQGCDILHPDLRNSGGFLETKRIADFAEVFNLPMATHNTGSQLCTWATVNWASTIRDYIACETITGKGDWMDQVLQLDGPYIKGGFITLPEKPGLGFELNPDVVRAHLATGETWWG; from the coding sequence ATGTTCACACGACGCCAGTTCCTCGCCGGAGCCGCGGCCGCTCCCTGGCTGGCGAACTACCACGCCCTCGCCGCGCCGCTGAAAGGCAAGACCAAGATCCGCGACCTTCAGGTGATGGTGATGCAGGGGCCGGACCGCAACTACACCTACGTGAAGATCATCTCCGACGACGGCCTCCACGGGATCGGCGAAGGCTATGGCAGTCCCGGCGTCGGCGTCAAGGAGCAGATGCTCGCGCTGAAGAAGAATCTCATTGGCAAGGATCCGCTCGGCATCGACGTCATCTACACAGACTGGCCGCAGCGCACGGAGGGCTCGGCGCACATGCTGATGCGAGCCGTGAGCGGCATCGAAATGGCGCTGTGGGATCTCGCCGGGAAGACGCTCGGCGTGCCGACGACGACACTGCTCGGCGGGCGCTTCCGGGGCAAGGTCCGCGTCTACGATCACGCCGCGCCGCGCAACATGCTCGACAAGGCGAGCTGCCGTGAATGGGCGCAGAAGGTGAAGTCCGATCCGGCCGGATTTTCCGCGCACAAGTTCGGCATGCGGCACACCACGCCGGAAAACGACCCCGGCCGCGACCTTCTCAACCGTCAGTTGAGCACCAAAGAGCTCATTCAGATTCGCCAGGGTTTTGACAACTGCCGAGAGGCCATCGGCTGGGATCACGACATCATGGTTCACTGCCATTGGGAGTACGATGTCCGCACGTCGATGCAATACGCCGACGCGATCGAGTCGATCAAGCCGTTGTGGTTCGAGGATCCGATGCAGGTGGAATATACGCCCGCCTGGTCCAGGCTCTGCGAATATTCCAAAGTGCCCATCTGCACCGGTGAGAACCTGATTCGCCGGCACGGGTTTAAGGATTTCATCGTCAACCAGGGCTGCGATATCCTGCACCCGGACCTCCGCAACTCCGGCGGGTTTCTCGAGACCAAGCGCATCGCTGATTTCGCCGAAGTATTCAATCTGCCGATGGCGACGCACAACACCGGGTCGCAGTTGTGCACTTGGGCGACGGTCAACTGGGCGTCGACGATTCGCGACTACATCGCCTGCGAAACCATCACCGGCAAGGGCGATTGGATGGACCAAGTGCTGCAACTCGACGGGCCATACATCAAGGGCGGGTTTATCACGCTGCCGGAGAAGCCCGGCCTCGGCTTCGAACTGAACCCGGATGTGGTCCGCGCGCACCTCGCCACCGGCGAGACATGGTGGGGTTGA